In Triticum urartu cultivar G1812 chromosome 6, Tu2.1, whole genome shotgun sequence, the following proteins share a genomic window:
- the LOC125513988 gene encoding peroxisome biogenesis protein 19-1-like isoform X2, with product MASSNPSSSAGAAAADDLDQLLDSALDDFTSLDLAAAPKSGEASASSSSGSARPVRGLGMSLPDPRAPRRRAARQPQPPPRGAHASEALEKLTRETREAVRGLETATGGIAGLDDEAMMEDFVKQFEEFAGGQDMDSIVETMMKQLLSKEILYEPMKDIVEKYPKWLEDNKSKISKEEYERYSNQLELMLKLNEVYEHEPENMSKVFEIMQNMQECGQPPSDLVQDIVPDLDLSKLGQLSPEMLESTENCCIM from the exons ATGGCCTCCTCCAACCCCAGCTCCagcgccggcgccgccgccgcggaCGACCTCGACCAGCTCCTCGACAGCGCCCTCGATGACTTCACCAGCCTCGATCTCGCCGCCGCCCCCAAAAG CGGCGAGGCATCGGCATCGTCGTCGTCCGGGAGCGCGAGGCCGGTGAGGGGCCTGGGGATGTCGCTGCCTGACCCCAGGGCGCCAAGGAGGCGCGCGGCGAGGCAACCCCAGCCGCCGCCGAGGGGCGCGCACGCGTCGGAGGCGCTCGAGAAGCTGACGCGCGAGACGCGGGAGGCGGTCCGGGGGCTCGAGACGGCCACCGGGGGGATCGCAGGCCTGGATGACGAGGCGATGATGGAGGACTTTGTGAAGCAGTTCGAGGAGTTCGCTGGCGGGCAG GATATGGACTCTATTGTTGAAACAATGATGAAACAACTTCTTTCCAAGGAGATTCTTTACGAACCCATGAAGGACATTGTAGAGAAGTACCCAAAATGGCTGGAGGATAACAAAAGCAAGATAAGCAAAGAAGAATATGAGCGTTACAGCAATCAGCTTGAACTCATGCTGAAACTTAATGAGGTCTATGAACATGAGCCTGAGAATATGTCTAAGGTTTTTGAGATCATGCAAAACATGCAAGAATGTGGTCAGCCCCCCAGTGATCTTGTTCAAGATATTGttccggatctggatctgagcaAGTTGGGACAACT ATCTCCTGAGATGCTTGAATCAACAGAAAATTGCTGCATAATGTGA
- the LOC125513988 gene encoding peroxisome biogenesis protein 19-1-like isoform X1 produces the protein MASSNPSSSAGAAAADDLDQLLDSALDDFTSLDLAAAPKSSGEASASSSSGSARPVRGLGMSLPDPRAPRRRAARQPQPPPRGAHASEALEKLTRETREAVRGLETATGGIAGLDDEAMMEDFVKQFEEFAGGQDMDSIVETMMKQLLSKEILYEPMKDIVEKYPKWLEDNKSKISKEEYERYSNQLELMLKLNEVYEHEPENMSKVFEIMQNMQECGQPPSDLVQDIVPDLDLSKLGQLSPEMLESTENCCIM, from the exons ATGGCCTCCTCCAACCCCAGCTCCagcgccggcgccgccgccgcggaCGACCTCGACCAGCTCCTCGACAGCGCCCTCGATGACTTCACCAGCCTCGATCTCGCCGCCGCCCCCAAAAG CAGCGGCGAGGCATCGGCATCGTCGTCGTCCGGGAGCGCGAGGCCGGTGAGGGGCCTGGGGATGTCGCTGCCTGACCCCAGGGCGCCAAGGAGGCGCGCGGCGAGGCAACCCCAGCCGCCGCCGAGGGGCGCGCACGCGTCGGAGGCGCTCGAGAAGCTGACGCGCGAGACGCGGGAGGCGGTCCGGGGGCTCGAGACGGCCACCGGGGGGATCGCAGGCCTGGATGACGAGGCGATGATGGAGGACTTTGTGAAGCAGTTCGAGGAGTTCGCTGGCGGGCAG GATATGGACTCTATTGTTGAAACAATGATGAAACAACTTCTTTCCAAGGAGATTCTTTACGAACCCATGAAGGACATTGTAGAGAAGTACCCAAAATGGCTGGAGGATAACAAAAGCAAGATAAGCAAAGAAGAATATGAGCGTTACAGCAATCAGCTTGAACTCATGCTGAAACTTAATGAGGTCTATGAACATGAGCCTGAGAATATGTCTAAGGTTTTTGAGATCATGCAAAACATGCAAGAATGTGGTCAGCCCCCCAGTGATCTTGTTCAAGATATTGttccggatctggatctgagcaAGTTGGGACAACT ATCTCCTGAGATGCTTGAATCAACAGAAAATTGCTGCATAATGTGA